The genomic window ATGGCCATCTCCAGCGACTGCTCGTAGTTGAGGCGCGGATCCACTCGGCTGCGGTAGGCGCCGGAGAGCTGTCCATCCTCAAGGCCGCGCGCACCGCCGGTGCACTCGGTCACGTTCTCGCCGGTGAGCTCGAAGTGCACGCCGCCCAGCCGGCTCGATTGCTTCTTGTGGATCTCGAAAGCCTGCTCGATCTCCGCGAGGATGTGGGCGAACTTGCGGGTCTTCACCTTGGTGCCCGCCTGCGGCCCGCCGGTCAGCGCCACGCTTTGCGTGTTGCCGTGCATGGGATCGCAGACCCAGAGCACGCGCGACTTGCTCTTGGCGACGGCATCGATCAGCGGCGGCAGGCTCTTGGCGATCTCGTGCGTGCCGAAGCGATGGATCAGCGTCAGGCGCCCCGGCTCGTTGGTCGGATTCAGCACGCGGATGATCTCCAGCAGCGTGGCTTCCTTGGTGCCCGGGCCCACCTTCACGGCGACGGGATTCTGGATGCCGCGGAAAAACTCGATGTGCGCGTTGCCCGGTTCCGCGGTGCGGTATCCGATCCAGGGCATGTGCGTCGAGAGGTCCCACCACCCCGCTCGATGCGGCACGGTGCGGGTCTGGGCCTGCTCGTAGGCCAGCACCAGTCCCTCATGGCTGGTGAAGAAATCCGTGCGGCGCATCTCGTGCACCGGGGCGCCGGCCAGCGTCTCCATGAAGCGCAGGCTCTGGCCGATCTCGCGGGTGATCTTCTGGTAGTCGTCACGCAGCGGGCTGTGTTGAACAAAATCCAGATCCCAATACTCCGGATGGTGCAGATCGGCGAAGCCGCCATCCACCAGCGAACGGATGAAGTTCAGCGTGAGGGCCGATCGGCTGTAGGCCTCGATCAGCCGCTGCGGATCGGGGGCGCGAGTCTTCTCGTGGAACTCCAGGCCATTGACCAGGTCGCCGCGGTAGGAATCCAGCTTGACGTCGCCGCGGGTCTCGAACTCATCGCTGCGCGGCTTGGCGTACTGCCCGGCGATGCGCCCGACGCGGATCACCGGCAGGCTGCCGCCGTGGGTCAGCACCAGGCTCATCTGCAGCAGAATCTTCAGCTTGGCGGCGATGACGGAGCTGCGGCACTCGTCGAACATCTCGGCGCAGTCGCCGCCTTGAAGCAGGAATCGACGGCCTTCAGCGGCATCCGCCAGCTGCGACTTCAGCGACTCGATCTCCCAGCTCGTGACCAGCGGCGGCAACTGGGAGAGCTCCGTCAGGGCGTGGTCCAGCACGGCCGGATCGGGATAGCGCGGCTGCTGCAGCACGGGGAAACGCTTCCAACTGTCGGGGGTCCATGAAGTGTTGTGGGAAGCGGACATGGTTTCTCTTTCGGCGCCGGTCAATCAAGTGCGGGTGACAGGAATCGAACCTGTACGGGGTTGAGCCCACTGGAACCTAAATCCAGCGCGTCTGCCAATTCCGCCACACCCGCGGCGATGGCGATCCTAGCACCGCTCGTTCGGGATCTTGTCGATAGCATTGTGGCCACGTCTGGTTTCAAGCGAGTTCCAGCACCTCCATCGACCGAATCCCCCCATGAGCCTCAGTCAAAACGCCTCACTTCATCTCGCCCCGCTGATCAGCCGGATCCTGCTTTCGGTCATCGTCCTGCCCGCGGGTTACGTCTCGATTTTCCGCAGCTCCAACTTCACCGCCGATGAGGCCGCCCGCGTCGACTCCATGGGCAGCCCGGCAAAAATGATCGAGAACTCGGTCGAGAAGATCAAGCCCGCGGCGTGGCGCGTGGAGATTCCGGCTGCGGAAGAGAGCGCCCAGGGCGCTGACGGCGAGCATGCCATGCGCAACCTGAACCGACTGGCGCTGCGGCTGGACGACTCGAAAGTTCCGCAGCCTCTGATCGTCGCCTGGGTCTGCGTGATTGCGGAACTCGTCGGCGGATTCATGCTGCTCCTGGGCCTGCTCACGCGCTGGTTCGCGCTGCTGCTCTTCGTCGGCGGCATCTTCCGGCTTGGATTGCTGACCTGGCCGCAGGTCCACGACGCGCTGCCCTGGGAGTGGACCGTCGGGCAGATGCATCTCTTCTCGGCGGCGCTGGCCGCGGTTCTGCTGGCGTTCTCGCTGGTCCTGACCGGCCCGGGAAAATTCTCGCTGGACCGCGCCTTCTTCGCCCGCAACGGCGCGGATTGAACCCATGTCCGAGCCCATGGCGAAATCGGGAGATCCCCACGCCGCGGCGATCGCCGACGACGTCCGCCGATTGGGCGGCCGCCACCGCGACGAGGGCGGCGCCCAGAAAGTTTTCGCCTGGAGCGCGGCACTCGGGGCGCACGTGCTGCTGGCGCTGCTGGTGATCTCCGCCACGGTGACCGTGGTGCAGTACTCGCGCAAGGCCGTCGCGCCGCCGGTGCTGGTGCTGGATTTCGAGCGGCCCGCCTACGCGCCGACGGCGAGCATCGCGACCGAGGCGGAGAGTGCGGCCGCTGCGGACTTCCGCCAGTCCGCCAACCTTCCCGCCGCGACGGAGGCAAGCGACCAGTCGGTGTCGCAGTCGCAGGCGCTGCAGAGCGCCGTGGAACAGGCGCTGATCGCCGTGCGCCAGGTGCAGGCCCCGGTTTCGCTGGCGGCCCACGAGGTCGGTCAATTCAGCAACTCGCCCAAGGCGGTCACCATCAATTTCGCCGGACTCAAGGCCAGCAATGCGCGGCGCGTGGTCTACCTGGTCGACGCCAGCGGCAGCCTGGTGGGCACGTTCCCGCTGATCGTGGAGGAGCTCCGCAAAAGTCTGCAGCGACTCGATCCGAGACAGAGCTTCGGCGTGATCTTCTTCCAGCGCGGCGAGGCGGTGACGGTTCCACCCGGCGGCACCCTGCAGCCGGCCACGCCGGAGCGCGTCAACGAGTCGATGAAGTGGATCGAGGCCAAGATGATTCCCTCGGGCCGCTCCAATCCCGTCGTGGCCTTCGAGGCCGCCATGGCCATGCATCCGGAGGTCATCTTCCTGCTTTCGTCCGACATCACCGGCTCCGGCGAGTTCGAGATGTCGGAGGTCGCGCTGATGGCGGCGCTGGAGCGGCTGAATCCCGTCGATCCCGCGACCGGCCGTCGGCTGGCGCGGGTGCAGTGCATCCAGTTTCTTGATCCCGATCCGCTGGGTACCTTGCGGCGCATCGCCAAGGAGCATGGCGGCGAGGATGGATTCATCAGCATCACCCGCCAGGATCTTGGCCTTGACCCCATGAGGAGCTCTCCATGAAGTTGAAACGCGTCGCGTCGTTGTCCGCCCTGCTCGCTCCGGCCCCGGCTGCGCTGGCCCAGGGTTTCGGAAGCATCTTCTTCGTCACCATGGAGAGCACCGCCGACGGCACGGGCCGCATCGACTGGCTCGGCAGCTCCATGATCTGGGCGCTGATCCTGCTCAGCGTGGTCAATGCCTACCTCATCTCGACGCTGTGGTTTCGCAACCAGCGCCGCCGGATTCTGCCCGAGCAGTTCGCCGACGAGATGGAGCGCATGCTGGAGGCCGGGCAGCACCAGCAGGCGGTCGAGCTGGCCGGCGCCGAGGTGAGCGACTACAGCGCCGTGCTCAGCGCCGCGCTGCGGCAGGCGCACTTGGGGCACGCCGCGATGACCCGCGCCGCCGAGCAGGCCGGCGAGGAGGTGGCGGTGCGCCGCTTCCGCAAGCTGGAAGTGCTGCACGTGATGGGTCAGGTCAGCCCGATGATTGGACTGCTGGGCACGGTCTACGGCGTGATCGTGGCCTTCCAGGCCATCGCCCACACCGGCGGCAACGCCGATCCGGTGACGCTGGCCTCAGGCATCGGCACGGCGCTGGTCACCACCTTCTGGGGTCTGCTCATCGCGATCCCGGCACTGAGCGCCTACGCGACCATCCGCAACAAGGTCGACGCCTCCACGCTCGAGTCGGTGCGCCGCGTCGAGAAGGCGATCGGCCGCTTCGCGCCGGCGGAGTCCCGGGCAAATCCCGCCGCGGCCCACCGCGCGGCGCCGCCGCTGGCGAAGGTCGGCTCATGAAGAGCGTCTTCGCGCGCGGACCGGCGAAGCTCGAGGTGGCGATCATGCCCCTCATCGACGTCTGCATGCTGTTGATCGTCTTCTTCGCGCTGGTGTCGCAGATCGGCATCACCGACTTTGTGAAGATGAACCTGCCCAAGCCCACCCCCACCGCCGCGGTGCCGCCGCGCAACGAGCCGCGTCTGGTGATCAACGCGATCTCCGACGGCGAAGGGGCCGTGACCTCATGGCGCTTCTCGAGCTCGGATTACTCCGCCGACCCGGAGGGCGTCAAGCAGTTGAGCGATGCGGTCGCGTCGGCGCTGCGCGGCACGCCCGCCAGCGAGGTGCACCTTCGCGCCGATTCGAATGTGAAGTACTCCTTCATCTCGCCGGTCCTGGACCAGGTGGGCCGGGCGGCGACCGCCGCGGTTCCGGGCCGGGCCGTGCGTTTGCGACTGGCCGTCCAGCCGGAGCGACGCGGTGGCTGAGGCGGCCTCGATCGCTGCGGCGTTGGAGCGGCTCGCTCGGGGCGAAGGCCCCGCGGAGTGCGTCGCACTTCCCCGCGACGACGGCTTCCGCGAGAAGCGCGCCCAGCGACGCTCGAAGCGCAGCATCACCCTCAACGTGATCTCGATGATCGACGTGACCTTTCTCATCCTGGTCTTCTTCGTCTGCACCACCAAGACGCTCGACCGCGAGGAGTTTCTGCGCACCGATCTCGCCCAGCGCGGCGCCGCCTTGGTCACGCCCACCGCGCTGGCCCTTGACGAGCCGCCGCTGCGCATCGAGCTGCTCCGCGAGGAGGGGCGCACCCGGATCCGGGTGATGGCGCCGATGTCGCAGCCCGATTCCTTCGAGCAGCTCTCCTCGCTCTTCGCCTCGAAGCTCTATTCCAAGGAAAATCCCTCCGGACTCTTTCCCTCCGACCATCCGATCGAATTGGCGCCGGCGAAGGATGTGCCTTGGGACGACGCGGTCGCGGCCTTCAACGGCTTGGTGCGCGCCGGCTACCAGCAGATCCACTTCGCGGGGGCGTCGTGACGCGCGCCGCGCTGGCGCTGGCGGCGCTGGCCCTGAGCTGCCTGTTTTTCGCGGCGAGCGCGGGCGCGGCGCCACGAGCCTCCGGCTTCCAGGCGGGCGCCTCGGCTCCGCAATCCGACGATCCGAAGAATGCCGCGCCGCCGCTGACGGCGAGTGATTCACCCGAGTCCGCCCTCGAGAGCATCGCCAACCTGAAGCAGCGCGTGAAGCTCGCTCCCACCGAGTCTTCGCAACGCGCGGCTTCCGACGAGTTGTTGCGAGTGAGCCGCGGACTTCTTTCCGCCAACAAGAATGATCCACGCTGGCCCATCTGGCTGGCGGACCATGCCGAGGCGTGCTTCACCATCGCGATGCCCGCCGGCGACGATGTGGACCGGGTGATCTTCGGACTTGCCGGGCCGGAGGCGCGACGCCGCGTGCGCGACCTGTCGCGCGAAATGCTGCTGGCGGCGGAGGACGCCGAGGCGTCGGCGCAGCAGTCGATCGCCCGCCAGGGCCCCGATCGCCCCTCGGCGCAACTGGTCGCCCAGCTCGAGCAGGTCGAGCGCTCGCGGCGCATTCCCCTGCTGCGATCGCTGGCGGAGATCCTGAACACCGAGACCGCCGAGTACGACGCGCAGAAGCGCCGGGCCATGGCCGAGTCGGCGCTGGCACGACTCGACGCGCTGGTGACCGAGCTGGACGACCGCACCGCAAGCATCGTGAGCCGCTACGCCGGGCTGGCCGCGGCGCGCATGGGCGACGAGCAGCGCGCCAATCAGTACCTCTCGCTCGCGCGGCAGAAGGCCGGCGATGACGAGGCCCTGCTCACACTGGCGGACCTCGCCTCGCTCCGCGCCGCGGGACTGTTGCGCGGACCGAGCCCCGCCGCCGATGCCGCCGTCATCCTCGAGGGCACGGGCTCGCTGTCGCGGCAGTTGGCGATCGCCGAACTTGAGTGTCGCTTGCGGAAGCAAGCGCTCGGCGAGCTTGGTGCCGAGCCGCAGTCGACGCAGCGCCCCTGGTCGGCGCCGCTGGGCGACGTCATCCGGCGCAGCGC from Planctomycetota bacterium includes these protein-coding regions:
- a CDS encoding biopolymer transporter ExbD; amino-acid sequence: MAEAASIAAALERLARGEGPAECVALPRDDGFREKRAQRRSKRSITLNVISMIDVTFLILVFFVCTTKTLDREEFLRTDLAQRGAALVTPTALALDEPPLRIELLREEGRTRIRVMAPMSQPDSFEQLSSLFASKLYSKENPSGLFPSDHPIELAPAKDVPWDDAVAAFNGLVRAGYQQIHFAGAS
- a CDS encoding MotA/TolQ/ExbB proton channel family protein, translated to MKLKRVASLSALLAPAPAALAQGFGSIFFVTMESTADGTGRIDWLGSSMIWALILLSVVNAYLISTLWFRNQRRRILPEQFADEMERMLEAGQHQQAVELAGAEVSDYSAVLSAALRQAHLGHAAMTRAAEQAGEEVAVRRFRKLEVLHVMGQVSPMIGLLGTVYGVIVAFQAIAHTGGNADPVTLASGIGTALVTTFWGLLIAIPALSAYATIRNKVDASTLESVRRVEKAIGRFAPAESRANPAAAHRAAPPLAKVGS
- a CDS encoding DoxX family membrane protein, producing MSLSQNASLHLAPLISRILLSVIVLPAGYVSIFRSSNFTADEAARVDSMGSPAKMIENSVEKIKPAAWRVEIPAAEESAQGADGEHAMRNLNRLALRLDDSKVPQPLIVAWVCVIAELVGGFMLLLGLLTRWFALLLFVGGIFRLGLLTWPQVHDALPWEWTVGQMHLFSAALAAVLLAFSLVLTGPGKFSLDRAFFARNGAD
- a CDS encoding 3-deoxy-7-phosphoheptulonate synthase class II, which codes for MSASHNTSWTPDSWKRFPVLQQPRYPDPAVLDHALTELSQLPPLVTSWEIESLKSQLADAAEGRRFLLQGGDCAEMFDECRSSVIAAKLKILLQMSLVLTHGGSLPVIRVGRIAGQYAKPRSDEFETRGDVKLDSYRGDLVNGLEFHEKTRAPDPQRLIEAYSRSALTLNFIRSLVDGGFADLHHPEYWDLDFVQHSPLRDDYQKITREIGQSLRFMETLAGAPVHEMRRTDFFTSHEGLVLAYEQAQTRTVPHRAGWWDLSTHMPWIGYRTAEPGNAHIEFFRGIQNPVAVKVGPGTKEATLLEIIRVLNPTNEPGRLTLIHRFGTHEIAKSLPPLIDAVAKSKSRVLWVCDPMHGNTQSVALTGGPQAGTKVKTRKFAHILAEIEQAFEIHKKQSSRLGGVHFELTGENVTECTGGARGLEDGQLSGAYRSRVDPRLNYEQSLEMAMLVAKHLGG
- a CDS encoding biopolymer transporter ExbD, which codes for MKSVFARGPAKLEVAIMPLIDVCMLLIVFFALVSQIGITDFVKMNLPKPTPTAAVPPRNEPRLVINAISDGEGAVTSWRFSSSDYSADPEGVKQLSDAVASALRGTPASEVHLRADSNVKYSFISPVLDQVGRAATAAVPGRAVRLRLAVQPERRGG